In a genomic window of Maricaulis maris MCS10:
- a CDS encoding M1 family aminopeptidase, with product MPVKHAIRTASAAIIIGLTSAASAQEASYHYDGDLRLSPETGMLDADWTLTVNDGERSELTLFLNAAFGEAEISGERVRSVSSQLVDGFNGSMRAYTVILNPEAEGQGREVQVRYAGALFPEPPETAINTLDTSKVEFTVDSFWLPFDAGFDALMTAELDVWLPGEWAGVAMQSIERVPGGFQVVQETPTLDLAFTLMADYQRHAAPGYAIYDTRNPAGTNIDAVVGALEHCTGYLNELAADAGPLPDASIVVTSRHEGGYSRGTLIALTDIADSESPALTQFICHELGHYWSHGNAMTVENWLNESFADYVANMGMREALGEAAFEARMASYQRQVDGAANPLPPVWTPQMTERPPYLVAYRKGPLALARAEALVGRETFARFMQAFMRERVRTTSQMLDLFEAEAGAEGRAEFEAILAE from the coding sequence ATGCCAGTCAAACACGCTATTCGGACGGCCAGCGCCGCCATCATTATCGGTCTGACTTCGGCCGCATCGGCCCAAGAGGCCAGCTACCACTATGACGGGGACCTTCGGCTCAGCCCGGAAACCGGCATGTTGGACGCCGACTGGACGTTGACGGTCAATGATGGCGAACGATCCGAATTGACCCTGTTCCTGAATGCGGCGTTCGGCGAGGCGGAAATCAGTGGTGAGAGGGTCCGATCTGTTTCAAGCCAATTGGTTGATGGTTTCAACGGATCCATGCGGGCCTACACGGTGATCCTCAATCCTGAAGCCGAGGGGCAGGGGCGCGAGGTCCAGGTGAGGTATGCCGGAGCACTGTTTCCCGAGCCCCCTGAAACGGCCATCAATACGCTGGATACAAGCAAGGTCGAATTCACGGTCGACAGTTTCTGGCTGCCGTTTGATGCGGGCTTTGATGCCCTGATGACAGCGGAACTGGATGTGTGGTTGCCCGGCGAGTGGGCGGGGGTCGCCATGCAGTCGATCGAGCGTGTACCGGGTGGATTCCAGGTCGTCCAGGAAACGCCCACGCTCGATCTCGCCTTCACATTGATGGCTGATTATCAGCGTCATGCCGCGCCGGGCTATGCCATTTACGACACCCGCAATCCGGCCGGCACCAATATCGACGCCGTGGTCGGAGCGTTGGAACATTGTACCGGCTATCTCAACGAGCTGGCGGCCGATGCCGGGCCCTTGCCGGATGCCTCCATCGTCGTGACCTCGCGCCATGAGGGCGGGTATTCTCGCGGCACCCTGATCGCGCTCACCGACATTGCCGACAGCGAATCTCCGGCGCTGACCCAGTTCATCTGCCACGAGCTGGGCCACTATTGGAGCCACGGCAATGCGATGACCGTCGAGAACTGGCTCAATGAAAGTTTCGCCGACTATGTCGCGAACATGGGCATGCGCGAAGCGCTCGGCGAGGCCGCGTTTGAAGCACGCATGGCGAGCTATCAGCGTCAGGTCGACGGAGCCGCGAACCCGTTGCCGCCAGTCTGGACGCCGCAGATGACTGAGAGGCCGCCCTATCTGGTCGCTTACCGAAAGGGACCGCTGGCGCTGGCCCGCGCCGAAGCGCTGGTCGGTCGCGAGACCTTTGCCCGCTTCATGCAGGCCTTCATGCGCGAGCGTGTCAGGACCACGTCGCAAATGCTTGATCTGTTCGAAGCTGAAGCCGGCGCAGAGGGCCGGGCCGAATTCGAGGCGATACTCGCGGAATAG
- a CDS encoding nitroreductase — MTTRFSDIARRRISTRAFLDTPVGKDEIRDILDTARWAASGGNLQPWTVHVVTGEARQRVIDTVRMRLEVDPFGDENDFGAYPKSLWDPFRTRRHALGEQMYETMGIGRDNKPARLNHLLKNFEFFGAPVGLFFSLDARMNPNQWGHLGMFIMCVMLAAEEKGLATCAQEAWMTRWKTVGAAIGLSPEERIWCGMALGHADPDAAVNSLRSERAEVDEFTRFLEH; from the coding sequence ATGACCACACGTTTTTCGGACATTGCCCGGCGCCGCATCTCGACGCGCGCCTTTCTCGACACGCCGGTCGGCAAGGACGAGATCCGCGACATTCTTGATACCGCGCGCTGGGCGGCGTCCGGCGGCAATCTGCAGCCGTGGACGGTCCATGTCGTGACCGGCGAAGCGCGACAAAGGGTCATCGACACGGTCCGCATGCGCCTCGAAGTCGACCCGTTCGGTGATGAGAATGATTTCGGCGCCTATCCCAAATCACTCTGGGACCCCTTCCGCACCCGACGCCATGCGCTGGGCGAGCAGATGTATGAGACGATGGGAATCGGGCGCGACAACAAGCCGGCCCGGCTCAATCACCTGTTGAAGAATTTCGAGTTCTTCGGCGCCCCGGTCGGCCTCTTCTTCAGCCTCGACGCCCGCATGAACCCCAATCAATGGGGCCATCTGGGCATGTTCATCATGTGCGTCATGCTGGCGGCCGAGGAAAAGGGGCTGGCGACCTGCGCCCAGGAAGCCTGGATGACACGCTGGAAAACCGTCGGCGCCGCCATCGGCCTGTCACCGGAGGAGCGAATCTGGTGCGGCATGGCGCTCGGTCATGCCGACCCGGACGCGGCGGTGAACTCGCTGCGCTCGGAGCGGGCGGAGGTGGATGAGTTCACCCGCTTCCTCGAACACTGA
- the nagZ gene encoding beta-N-acetylhexosaminidase has translation MTIASVIYGLAGTKLSPDEKAFFRDIDPWGFILFARNIEGINQVSRLTLELRDCVGRDAPILIDQEGGRVARLRPPTWRAAPAAQRFADLWQVDEELAIEATRINHRLLAHELRTIGVDVDCAPVADLRIEGADDIIGDRAFGTTPEPVIHLGRAAMDGLMAGGVAPIIKHIPGHGRARADSHLELPVVPEEHGLLSETDFAPFKGLNDAPMAMTAHIVYSDIDRDLPATQSADMVDKVVRGEIGFDGLLMTDDLSMKALTGTFRERGELSLKAGCDMLLHCNGQMSEMIGVAEGTTALTGRALERAEAAERIRDVIEDFDPDDAESRLNDCLDRLPA, from the coding sequence ATGACCATCGCATCCGTGATCTACGGTCTGGCCGGCACCAAGCTGAGCCCGGACGAGAAAGCCTTTTTCCGCGACATTGATCCGTGGGGCTTCATCCTGTTCGCCCGCAATATCGAGGGCATCAACCAGGTCTCCCGTCTGACACTGGAGCTGCGCGACTGTGTCGGTCGCGACGCGCCCATCCTGATCGACCAGGAAGGCGGGCGTGTCGCCCGGCTGCGGCCTCCGACCTGGCGTGCCGCGCCTGCGGCCCAGCGCTTTGCCGACCTCTGGCAAGTCGATGAGGAGCTGGCGATCGAGGCGACCCGCATCAATCACCGCCTGCTGGCTCACGAGCTGCGCACCATCGGTGTCGATGTCGACTGTGCCCCGGTCGCCGATCTGCGGATCGAAGGGGCAGACGACATTATTGGTGACCGCGCTTTCGGCACCACGCCCGAACCGGTCATCCATCTGGGCCGCGCCGCCATGGATGGATTGATGGCAGGCGGTGTCGCGCCGATCATCAAGCATATCCCCGGACATGGCCGGGCCCGGGCCGACAGCCATCTCGAACTGCCCGTCGTGCCGGAAGAGCATGGCCTGTTGTCTGAGACGGATTTTGCACCCTTCAAGGGTCTAAATGATGCGCCGATGGCGATGACGGCCCATATTGTCTATTCCGACATCGACCGCGACCTCCCTGCCACCCAGTCCGCAGACATGGTCGACAAGGTGGTGCGTGGCGAGATCGGGTTTGATGGGCTGCTTATGACAGACGATCTGTCGATGAAGGCTCTGACCGGCACATTCCGCGAGCGCGGCGAGCTGTCCCTGAAGGCCGGCTGCGACATGCTTTTGCACTGTAATGGCCAGATGTCCGAGATGATCGGGGTCGCCGAAGGAACGACAGCCCTGACCGGCCGGGCGCTGGAACGGGCCGAAGCGGCCGAGCGGATTCGCGACGTGATCGAGGATTTTGACCCGGACGATGCCGAATCGCGGCTCAATGACTGTCTGGACAGGCTTCCCGCCTGA
- the tatB gene encoding Sec-independent protein translocase protein TatB encodes MSPGIGMPELLVVLVLALVVVGPQQLPVMMRKVGQMMAQARAMAKDFQNSFEEIGRETELSELRREIDALKQANPINQIHGELDKAARGTQDDDIRALKLKHVEQNQAETDADKAAKAAKLAALDSEGPQSTTPEADARADAAASADETERAAPVETTPAKPVDEIKGR; translated from the coding sequence ATGAGCCCCGGCATCGGCATGCCGGAATTGCTGGTGGTCCTGGTCCTCGCACTGGTCGTGGTCGGTCCGCAGCAATTGCCTGTCATGATGCGCAAGGTCGGCCAGATGATGGCCCAGGCCCGCGCCATGGCGAAGGATTTCCAGAACAGTTTCGAGGAAATCGGCCGTGAGACCGAACTGTCCGAGCTGCGTCGTGAAATCGACGCGCTCAAACAGGCCAATCCGATAAACCAGATCCATGGTGAGTTGGACAAGGCGGCCCGCGGCACGCAGGACGACGACATTCGCGCCCTGAAGCTGAAACATGTCGAGCAGAACCAGGCGGAAACCGACGCTGACAAGGCCGCCAAGGCGGCGAAACTGGCCGCCCTCGACAGCGAAGGACCGCAAAGCACGACGCCGGAAGCTGACGCGCGAGCCGACGCCGCTGCCAGTGCGGATGAGACAGAGCGGGCGGCGCCGGTCGAAACCACGCCTGCCAAGCCGGTCGACGAAATCAAGGGACGCTGA
- a CDS encoding twin-arginine translocase TatA/TatE family subunit translates to MAPGMWQILLVVLLAVLLFGGRGKIASVMGDFAKGITSFRKGLKDDEGESETSESDTPTGALNTETREDEKTGS, encoded by the coding sequence ATGGCTCCCGGCATGTGGCAAATTCTTCTCGTAGTCCTTCTCGCGGTGCTGCTGTTTGGCGGTCGCGGAAAGATCGCGTCGGTCATGGGCGATTTCGCCAAGGGCATTACCAGCTTCCGCAAGGGGCTGAAGGATGATGAAGGCGAGAGCGAAACTTCGGAATCCGACACGCCGACCGGCGCGCTCAACACCGAGACCCGCGAAGACGAAAAGACCGGGAGCTAG
- the erpA gene encoding iron-sulfur cluster insertion protein ErpA: MSANVTLSASAAKQIKTIIAAQAAAGLLRIGVVGGGCSGFSYTFDLDDAVNGDDMIIERDGAKVVIDEASLPFLDGSEIDYVDELIGASFKIHNPNATAACGCGTSFSV; this comes from the coding sequence ATGTCCGCAAACGTCACACTCTCGGCCTCGGCCGCAAAACAGATCAAGACCATCATCGCCGCCCAGGCGGCGGCCGGCCTGTTGCGCATCGGTGTGGTCGGCGGTGGCTGCTCCGGGTTTTCCTACACCTTTGATCTGGACGACGCGGTCAATGGCGATGACATGATCATCGAACGCGATGGCGCCAAAGTGGTCATCGACGAGGCCTCCCTGCCCTTTCTGGACGGGTCCGAGATCGATTATGTCGACGAGCTGATCGGCGCCAGCTTCAAGATCCACAATCCAAACGCCACCGCCGCCTGCGGTTGCGGCACGAGTTTTTCGGTCTAG
- the scpB gene encoding SMC-Scp complex subunit ScpB produces MTDETTTDEPADAITSAISALRERAAHQGPNVAADAEASEALGVHLAVNTERRNLRILEALLFAAAEPLDEETLIGRLPLEANIQDLLGKLRDEYAERGVHLSEVGGRWRFETAPDLADVLVEVKQEPRKLSQAALETLSIIAYHQPVTRAEIEEIRGVAVSRGTLDLLFELRWVRPRGRRRTPGRPVTYGTTQGFMEYFSLQSIGDLPGMSDLKAAGLLDARLPPDFSVPDPSRSVEPDLLEDPLSDEEAHAFHVDFMDGDDDPDGAT; encoded by the coding sequence ATGACTGACGAAACGACAACGGACGAACCGGCCGACGCGATCACCAGCGCGATCTCGGCCCTGCGCGAACGTGCCGCCCATCAGGGCCCCAATGTCGCCGCCGATGCGGAAGCGTCCGAAGCCCTGGGCGTCCATCTCGCCGTCAATACCGAACGTCGCAATCTGCGCATCCTCGAGGCTTTGCTGTTTGCGGCTGCCGAGCCGCTGGACGAGGAAACCCTTATCGGACGCCTGCCACTGGAAGCGAACATCCAGGACCTGCTGGGCAAGTTGCGTGATGAATATGCCGAACGCGGCGTGCACCTGTCCGAAGTGGGCGGCCGCTGGCGGTTCGAGACCGCGCCGGATCTCGCCGACGTGCTGGTCGAGGTCAAGCAGGAGCCGCGAAAGCTGTCGCAAGCGGCGCTGGAGACCCTGTCGATCATCGCCTATCACCAGCCGGTGACGCGTGCCGAGATCGAGGAAATCCGCGGTGTCGCCGTGTCGCGCGGCACGCTCGACCTTTTGTTCGAGCTGCGCTGGGTGCGGCCGCGCGGGCGTCGTCGCACGCCGGGACGCCCGGTCACCTACGGCACGACCCAGGGATTCATGGAGTATTTCTCCCTGCAATCGATCGGCGATCTGCCCGGCATGTCCGACCTGAAGGCCGCCGGCCTGCTCGATGCGCGCCTGCCGCCCGATTTTTCGGTGCCGGACCCGTCGCGCAGTGTCGAACCGGACCTGCTGGAAGACCCGCTCAGTGACGAGGAGGCCCATGCCTTCCATGTCGACTTCATGGATGGGGATGATGATCCGGACGGAGCGACCTAG
- a CDS encoding DUF1428 domain-containing protein, producing MAYVQGYVAAVPDENRDAFIESSVVMCAMMKEFGALQAVDCWGADVPEGELTSFPKAVQKKDGETVTFSWAVWPDKATADAAMEKMMADPRMKADEMPFDGKRLIFGGFESLGEI from the coding sequence ATGGCTTATGTTCAGGGGTATGTCGCGGCGGTACCGGATGAAAATCGGGACGCCTTCATCGAAAGCAGCGTCGTCATGTGCGCGATGATGAAGGAATTTGGCGCTTTGCAAGCGGTCGATTGCTGGGGCGCCGATGTTCCGGAAGGCGAGCTGACCTCCTTCCCCAAGGCCGTGCAGAAAAAGGACGGCGAGACGGTCACCTTTTCCTGGGCGGTCTGGCCGGACAAGGCGACGGCCGATGCTGCGATGGAAAAGATGATGGCCGATCCGCGGATGAAGGCCGATGAGATGCCCTTCGACGGCAAGCGACTGATCTTTGGCGGCTTTGAATCACTGGGCGAGATCTGA
- a CDS encoding deoxyguanosinetriphosphate triphosphohydrolase, whose amino-acid sequence MTIAATERTRAPYACHPAQSRGRRFPQADSAMRNAFQRDRDRVIHSAAFRRLKGKTQVFVAHEGDLYRTRLTHSLEVSQIARTLARALRGDEDLAEALALAHDLGHPPFGHEGERELALKMKDFGGFDHNAQTLRAITKLEVRYPEFDGLNLTWETLEGVVKHNGPLLGPGQTEADLPWAFTDYEGWRDLEFETHAGLEAQIAALADDIAYNNHDIDDGLSSGLLEIEPLLELPLVGDIFRRVRERWPDKPQTIIIHEAVRELIGVMVADVLAESGKRLDRARPDSAQALRELDHPVVAFSEEMVLHLAALRRHLFAHMYRHYKVNRMMSQARRVTGELFDLYLADPGVLPSDVQAGMTGAGTAQTARAVCDYIAGMTDRFAVEEHRRLFTVQGYF is encoded by the coding sequence ATGACCATTGCCGCGACCGAGCGTACCCGTGCCCCCTATGCCTGCCATCCAGCCCAATCACGCGGGCGCCGTTTTCCGCAGGCTGACAGCGCCATGCGCAATGCATTCCAGCGCGATCGTGACCGAGTCATACACTCGGCGGCCTTTCGCCGGCTGAAGGGAAAGACCCAGGTATTTGTGGCCCATGAGGGCGATCTCTATCGCACCCGTCTGACCCATTCCCTGGAAGTGTCACAGATCGCCCGCACGCTGGCGCGGGCCTTGCGCGGCGATGAGGACCTGGCCGAGGCGCTCGCTCTCGCCCATGATCTGGGGCATCCGCCGTTCGGGCATGAGGGCGAGCGTGAGCTGGCCCTGAAGATGAAGGATTTCGGCGGCTTTGATCACAACGCCCAGACCCTGCGCGCGATCACCAAGCTGGAAGTGCGCTATCCCGAGTTCGATGGCCTCAACCTGACCTGGGAAACCCTGGAAGGTGTCGTCAAGCATAATGGCCCCTTGCTCGGGCCGGGGCAGACGGAAGCCGATCTGCCCTGGGCTTTCACTGACTATGAGGGCTGGCGAGACCTCGAATTCGAAACCCATGCCGGCCTCGAGGCCCAGATCGCGGCGCTGGCAGATGATATCGCCTACAATAATCACGACATTGATGACGGGTTGAGTTCCGGCCTGCTGGAAATCGAGCCTCTGCTCGAGCTGCCGCTGGTCGGCGATATATTCCGCCGGGTCCGGGAGCGGTGGCCGGACAAGCCGCAAACCATCATTATCCATGAAGCGGTGCGCGAACTGATCGGCGTCATGGTGGCGGATGTCCTCGCAGAATCCGGCAAACGGCTTGATCGGGCCCGTCCCGACAGCGCCCAGGCCCTGCGTGAGCTGGATCACCCGGTGGTGGCTTTTTCCGAGGAAATGGTGCTGCATCTCGCCGCGCTGCGCCGCCATCTCTTTGCCCACATGTATCGGCACTACAAGGTCAACCGGATGATGAGCCAGGCGCGCCGGGTGACCGGCGAACTGTTTGACCTGTATCTGGCCGATCCGGGTGTCTTGCCCAGCGATGTGCAGGCAGGCATGACAGGTGCCGGTACCGCGCAGACAGCGCGCGCGGTTTGCGACTATATCGCCGGCATGACGGATCGCTTTGCAGTGGAAGAGCACAGACGGCTTTTCACCGTGCAGGGGTATTTCTAG
- a CDS encoding SPOR domain-containing protein has product MTDQDEESRIGAYAPPADEFATFDARDEDARRGLLLLTTALAAFVLFLGVVWSAYNQGLRDSGRDGAPRLVPNEEPYRERPVDPGGAETPDTELEVYDRLTGDGAADDTVSLRPAPEEPLEDSGRPTLRVEQVDADAAANTQPQDTPIETDTLPDATPRQAPQRPVREPDPAPEPVVAAPEPAAPSGQVTGVDLTGSWVVQIASFRTEADAEAAWVAFRTRFSDISSGMAPDVASVEIEGRGTYHRLRIAAFGDRGDAVSFCSTLQSRGQDCLVARR; this is encoded by the coding sequence ATGACAGACCAAGACGAGGAAAGCCGGATCGGGGCCTACGCGCCGCCTGCTGACGAGTTCGCCACTTTTGACGCCCGCGACGAGGACGCCCGTCGGGGGTTGTTGCTGCTGACCACGGCGCTGGCGGCCTTCGTGCTGTTCCTCGGCGTGGTGTGGAGTGCCTATAATCAGGGCCTGCGTGACAGCGGTCGTGATGGCGCGCCGCGGCTTGTCCCCAATGAGGAGCCTTATCGCGAGCGTCCGGTCGATCCGGGTGGCGCGGAGACGCCGGATACCGAACTGGAAGTCTATGACCGGCTGACCGGCGATGGTGCGGCCGATGACACGGTATCACTGCGCCCGGCTCCGGAAGAGCCGCTGGAAGACAGCGGCCGGCCGACCCTGCGAGTGGAACAGGTCGATGCCGATGCGGCGGCCAACACGCAGCCGCAGGATACACCGATCGAAACTGACACACTGCCCGATGCCACGCCGCGCCAGGCACCGCAGCGCCCGGTCCGTGAGCCGGACCCTGCACCCGAACCGGTCGTGGCCGCTCCGGAACCTGCTGCGCCATCAGGCCAGGTCACCGGGGTGGACTTGACCGGAAGCTGGGTGGTCCAGATCGCCTCTTTCCGTACCGAAGCCGACGCCGAGGCGGCGTGGGTCGCCTTCCGCACCCGTTTCTCCGACATCTCGTCGGGCATGGCGCCGGACGTGGCGTCGGTCGAGATTGAAGGACGGGGCACCTATCATCGGCTGCGCATCGCGGCTTTCGGCGACCGGGGTGATGCTGTGAGCTTCTGCTCCACGCTTCAGTCCCGCGGCCAGGACTGCCTGGTGGCTCGCCGATGA
- a CDS encoding segregation and condensation protein A, producing MSEDFEEDVRFEAAENAETDALVVDLDGFGGPLHLLLALARKRKIDLAKISILDLADQYLLFMEAARKKRLDLAADYLVMAAWLAFLKSKLLLPKPPKEDDDQPAEVLAAALAFRLRRLEAMRAAADALFARPLLATNIHVRGMPEGVRATRSVVYEADLHDLLSAYSSRRVKQAKSVYRPPTPKVYGLETARDRLETLMPQLSDWRDLDSLLPGAGELGANPPPMRSVRASSMLAALEITKEGHARLRQQEAYAPLYVRSLSGEEGATDD from the coding sequence GTGAGCGAGGACTTCGAGGAAGACGTGCGGTTTGAAGCCGCCGAGAACGCCGAGACCGACGCGCTCGTCGTCGACCTTGATGGATTCGGGGGACCGCTTCACCTGCTCCTCGCCCTGGCGCGCAAGCGCAAGATCGATCTTGCGAAGATCTCCATCCTCGACCTGGCCGACCAGTATCTGCTGTTCATGGAGGCGGCGCGGAAAAAGCGCCTCGACCTGGCGGCCGACTATCTTGTGATGGCGGCCTGGCTGGCCTTTCTCAAATCGAAACTCCTCCTGCCCAAGCCGCCCAAGGAAGACGATGACCAGCCCGCTGAAGTGCTCGCGGCAGCGCTGGCTTTCCGACTGCGCCGGCTGGAAGCCATGCGCGCGGCGGCCGATGCATTGTTCGCGCGGCCCTTGCTGGCCACCAACATCCATGTCCGCGGCATGCCGGAGGGCGTTCGGGCGACGCGGTCGGTGGTCTATGAGGCCGATTTGCACGATCTTCTGTCGGCCTATTCCAGCCGCCGGGTCAAGCAGGCCAAGTCTGTTTACCGGCCCCCGACGCCGAAGGTTTATGGCCTGGAAACTGCAAGGGACCGTCTTGAAACACTGATGCCGCAACTCAGTGACTGGCGGGACCTGGACAGCCTGCTTCCCGGAGCCGGGGAGCTGGGCGCCAACCCTCCTCCGATGCGTTCGGTGCGGGCCAGTTCGATGCTGGCCGCACTTGAAATCACCAAGGAGGGCCATGCACGATTGCGCCAGCAGGAAGCCTATGCGCCGCTGTATGTGCGGTCGCTTTCGGGGGAAGAGGGCGCGACAGATGACTGA
- the serS gene encoding serine--tRNA ligase, producing MHDIKLIRDNPDAFDAGLAMRGLPAQSATLIELDASRREALGKQQDAETERNALSKQIGKAKASGDEAEFNRLRSEVDRLKAVLEESGQQARHFDEVLNQHLAALPNLPHADVPQGADEADNVEERRWGEPRTMAFTPRDHVDLGESLGQMDFKKAAEISGSRFVALRGGLARLERALAQFMLDLHTTEHGYEEVSPPYMVRDEAVFGTGQLPKFAEDLFRTTDDHWLIPTAEVPLTNLARETIHAEADLPMRMTAYTPCFRSEAGSAGRDTRGMIRLHQFQKVEMVSIVTPDESDAELERMTGCAEKVLQLLELPYRVMKLCTGDMGFAARRTYDLEVWMPSQDCYREISSCSTCGDFQARRMDARFRKEGEKRPAFLHTLNGSGVAVGRALVAVLENHQNEDGSITIPAALRPYMGGVERIEG from the coding sequence ATGCATGACATCAAGCTCATCCGCGACAATCCCGACGCATTCGACGCTGGCCTCGCCATGCGTGGACTGCCGGCCCAATCCGCGACCCTGATCGAGCTTGATGCCTCCCGCCGCGAAGCGCTGGGCAAGCAGCAGGATGCCGAGACCGAGCGCAATGCGCTGTCCAAACAGATCGGCAAGGCCAAGGCCAGCGGCGACGAGGCCGAGTTCAACCGCCTGCGCAGCGAAGTCGACCGCCTGAAGGCTGTGCTCGAGGAGTCCGGTCAGCAGGCGCGTCATTTCGACGAGGTTCTGAACCAGCACCTCGCAGCGCTGCCGAACCTGCCGCATGCGGATGTGCCGCAAGGGGCTGACGAGGCCGACAATGTCGAAGAGCGCCGCTGGGGCGAGCCGCGGACGATGGCGTTCACGCCGCGCGATCATGTTGATCTGGGTGAAAGCCTCGGTCAGATGGACTTCAAGAAAGCGGCCGAGATTTCGGGCTCGCGCTTTGTCGCCCTGCGTGGCGGGCTGGCTCGTCTGGAGCGCGCGCTGGCGCAATTCATGCTGGATCTGCACACCACCGAGCACGGCTATGAAGAGGTCAGTCCGCCCTACATGGTGCGCGATGAGGCGGTGTTCGGAACCGGCCAATTGCCGAAATTCGCCGAAGACCTGTTCCGCACCACGGATGATCACTGGCTGATCCCCACGGCTGAAGTCCCGCTGACCAATCTGGCCCGCGAGACCATCCACGCCGAGGCCGACCTGCCGATGCGCATGACGGCCTATACACCGTGCTTCCGTTCGGAAGCCGGCTCGGCCGGTCGCGACACGCGCGGCATGATCCGCCTGCACCAGTTCCAGAAGGTGGAAATGGTCTCCATCGTCACGCCGGACGAGAGCGATGCCGAGCTGGAGCGCATGACCGGTTGCGCCGAAAAGGTGCTGCAGTTGCTGGAATTGCCCTACCGCGTCATGAAGCTGTGCACCGGTGATATGGGTTTTGCCGCCCGCCGCACCTATGACCTGGAAGTCTGGATGCCCAGCCAGGATTGCTATCGCGAGATCTCGTCCTGCTCGACCTGCGGCGATTTCCAGGCCCGCCGGATGGATGCCCGTTTCCGCAAGGAGGGCGAAAAACGTCCCGCCTTCCTGCACACGCTCAACGGTTCAGGCGTCGCCGTCGGCCGCGCCCTCGTTGCCGTGCTGGAAAACCACCAGAATGAGGACGGGTCGATCACCATCCCCGCCGCGCTGCGTCCCTATATGGGCGGTGTTGAGCGTATCGAAGGCTGA
- the tatC gene encoding twin-arginine translocase subunit TatC, whose amino-acid sequence MAEIEHDEVEASRAPLIEHLIELRSRLVVIMGFLLVGFIGCFIFSETLYQWLLLPYRDAASIVRGVPVEELDLTANFFAPLEFFFVRLKLSLVGSVIIIFPVIAWQIYGFVAPGLYKNERGAFAPFLAMSPVLFGVGVSFVYFLVLPMVMRFSLGQEQSAELVGTRIELLLNVSDYMNLITTLMLVFGISFQMPVFLMLLAKAGILKAKTLLKGWRFAVVGIALFAAFATPPDPISQIMLGGALLLLYFISIGGMHLMQSSDDRADDTQED is encoded by the coding sequence ATGGCTGAAATCGAGCATGATGAAGTCGAGGCGAGCCGGGCGCCGCTGATCGAGCACCTGATCGAGCTGCGCTCGCGCCTGGTTGTGATCATGGGATTTTTGCTGGTCGGCTTCATCGGCTGCTTCATCTTTTCCGAGACGCTCTACCAGTGGCTGCTGCTGCCTTACCGGGATGCGGCCTCCATCGTGCGCGGTGTCCCGGTCGAGGAATTGGACCTGACGGCCAATTTCTTCGCCCCGCTGGAATTCTTCTTTGTCCGGCTGAAACTCTCCCTGGTCGGCTCGGTGATCATCATCTTCCCGGTCATCGCCTGGCAGATTTACGGCTTCGTCGCACCGGGCCTGTACAAGAATGAGCGCGGCGCCTTTGCCCCCTTCCTGGCCATGTCGCCAGTTCTCTTCGGGGTGGGGGTCAGCTTTGTCTACTTCCTGGTCCTGCCCATGGTGATGCGTTTCTCGCTGGGGCAGGAGCAATCCGCCGAGCTGGTCGGCACGCGCATCGAGCTTCTGCTCAATGTCTCCGACTATATGAACCTCATCACCACGCTGATGCTGGTCTTCGGAATCTCCTTCCAGATGCCGGTTTTCCTGATGCTGCTGGCCAAGGCCGGCATCCTCAAGGCGAAGACCCTGCTGAAGGGCTGGCGTTTTGCGGTGGTCGGGATTGCCCTGTTTGCGGCCTTTGCCACGCCGCCGGATCCGATTTCCCAGATCATGCTCGGCGGCGCGCTGCTGCTGCTCTACTTCATCTCGATCGGCGGCATGCATCTCATGCAGTCCTCCGACGACCGGGCGGACGACACGCAAGAGGACTGA